In Helianthus annuus cultivar XRQ/B chromosome 9, HanXRQr2.0-SUNRISE, whole genome shotgun sequence, the following are encoded in one genomic region:
- the LOC110876744 gene encoding uncharacterized protein LOC110876744: protein MWIDPWLIAVPLKDRFPMLFNLEKDKRCLEWTRTPNAVVELQEWNDLIELLDDVIIKDTPDKWVWMGGNNKEFSVKALKEFLISSVDFSDRFVMQWPKWVPRKCCMFMWRVVMDQIPTLSALQTRNTFSEDVSCSMCGDDIESAYHLLCVSQVASEVWFHISRWCKVNPFIFISVKDLVEAHEFYNVGSVAKEALHGIMHVATWCICVGIVLHGIICSIEVKPKEIFQDIKSLSFLWFRNRSKYRNLCWKSWCKFEF from the exons ATGTGGATTGATCCTTGGCTCATTGCTGTTCCGCTAAAGGATCGGTTTCCTATGCTCTTCAACTTAGAGAAAGATAAGCGGTGTCTG GAGTGGACACGGACTCCTAACGCTGTGGTAGAGCTGCAAGAATGGAACGACCTGATCGAGCTTCTTGACGACGTTATCATAAAAGATACCCCCGATAAATGGGTTTGGATGGGAGGTAATAATAAAGAATTTTCAGTTAAAGCACTTAAGGAATTCTTGATCAGCAGCGTCGATTTCAGCGACAGATTTGTTATGCAATGGCCGAAATGGGTCCCTAGAAAATGTTGCATGTTCATGTGGAGGGTGGTTATGGATCAGATCCCGACTCTCTCGGCCCTTCAAACCAGGAACACGTTTAGCGAGGATGTTTCTTGCTCTATGTGTGGGGACGATATCGAGTCTGCGTATCACCTCTTATGTGTTTCTCAGGTTGCTTCGGAAGTTTGGTTTCATATTTCGCGGTGGTGTAAGGTGAACCCGTTTATTTTCATCTCGGTTAAAGACCTCGTTGAGGCACATGAGTTCTATAATGTTGGCAGCGTAGCTAAAGAGGCTCTTCATGGTATTATGCATGTGGCGACGTGGTGTATTTGTGTTGGAATCGTTCTTCATGGTATTATTTGTAGCATCGAAGTGAAACCTAAAGAGATTTTCCAAGATATTAAGTCCCTCAGTTTTTTGTGGTTTAGGAATCGTTCTAAATACAGGAATTTGTGTTGGAAAAGTTGGTGTAAATTTGAGTTTTGA
- the LOC110876743 gene encoding uncharacterized protein LOC110876743, whose protein sequence is MWKARHLSFTGRMALAKAVLGSLPSYFLLLFSAPKCVLNKLEKIRRNFIWGKTGSGHKIRWVRWAFLVQSKRKGGLGMGGGGIMDFNLAMLTKWCWRFKKDPNHLWARVVTAIHKTRRVEKLIPCNKSVPGVWKDIGKTDADLLKFGIKMDEKLVAKLGDGANIKFWKDSWLLDRPLKDAFSDIFSLAKFKDISVKANAVQVGDTLQWRWDWIRDPTSVSEWMQVGDLMRLLGQVAFNGSVDVWRWRSEVGVPFSTKQVRGDILNAVSGGGGFFWNYWAPSKCNFLAWRATRGFIASKEGLVHRGVPLPDTLCARCGLEVETPDHIFLNCLWAKSIWWNMLAWMRISFPTECNNLMDLFDAIKECPGSKVWKRIVHVVSLATVWRIWGARNSKTFEDTFIPISKTVDLIKEDAFFWISNRARLKAPSWENWKFFNVADLL, encoded by the coding sequence ATGTGGAAAGCTAGACATCTGTCGTTTACGGGAAGGATGGCGTTAGCCAAGGCCGTGTTGGGGAGTCTTCCCTCTTATTTTCTCTTGCTTTTCTCAGCTCCGAAGTGTGTTTTAAACAAACTTGAAAAGATTCGCAGAAATTTCATTTGGGGAAAGACCGGTTCGGGCCATAAAATTAGATGGGTTAGATGGGCCTTCCTAGTTCAATCCAAGCGTAaaggtgggttgggaatgggggggggggggattatGGATTTTAATCTGGCCATGTTAACCAAATGGTGTTGGCGGTTTAAGAAGGATCCCAATCACCTTTGGGCGAGGGTTGTCACGGCTATTCACAAGACTAGAAGAGTTGAAAAGCTTATCCCTTGTAACAAAAGTGTGCCGGGAGTATGGAAAGATATAGGCAAGACGGATGCGGATCTTTTGAAGTTTGGCATTAAGATGGACGAGAAGTTGGTTGCAAAGCTCGGTGATGGGGCAAATATAAAATTCTGGAAAGACTCTTGGCTATTGGATCGGCCTCTCAAAGATGCCTTTTCGGATATCTTCAGTTTAGCAAAGTTTAAAGATATTTCCGTTAAGGCGAATGCGGTTCAGGTTGGAGATACTTTGCAATGGAGATGGGACTGGATTAGGGACCCGACTTCGGTCTCCGAGTGGATGCAAGTCGGCGATCTTATGAGACTTTTGGGGCAGGTTGCTTTTAATGGTTCTGTTGATGTGTGGAGATGGAGATCCGAGGTCGGGGTTCCGTTCTCTACTAAACAAGTCCGAGGAGATATCTTGAATGCCGtttcggggggggggggtttctttTGGAACTATTGGGCACCGTCGAAGTGTAATTTTCTAGCTTGGAGAGCAACTCGGGGGTTTATAGCATCGAAGGAAGGTCTGGTGCACCGGGGTGTGCCGTTACCGGATACTTTGTGTGCTCGGTGTGGGTTAGAGGTAGAGACCCCGGACCATATTTTTCTTAACTGTTTGTGGGCCAAAAGCATTTGGTGGAATATGCTAGCTTGGATGCGGATTAGCTTTCCAACCGAGTGCAATAATCTTATGGATCTCTTCGATGCGATTAAGGAGTGCCCGGGGAGCAAAGTGTGGAAACGTATAGTCCATGTGGTTAGTTTGGCGACGGTATGGAGGATTTGGGGTGCTAGAAACTCTAAAACTTTCGAAGACACTTTTATCCCTATTAGCAAAACGGTGGACCTTATCAAAGAGGACGCTTTCTTTTGGATTTCCAACAGAGCAAGACTGAAGGCTCCCTCGTGGGAGAATTGGAAATTTTTCAATGTAGCCGATCTTTTGTAA
- the LOC110879556 gene encoding U-box domain-containing protein 5, translated as METVTLVEHQYTTTTWKVHHLACLEVKNIMEKITRIFTALESARPRCKSGLQLLCSLHKYMERCKLLLRYCSESSKLYLAISGEKIIVRCERIRYSLELCLSQLQNMVEPTLALQISQIVDYIKSVAFILDTSEDEAGRVLLALLHQDIKASKFAKTEELKAFKFAASRLHITSPLALVIEKRSIRKLLSKICDTDPVKKKILNYLLYLVKKYGNPTKLQQTEGVEGDDDGGDVFDSLEMPMRFKNRHLSALSSASLVPSFNSSLGDLNLQVDDISIMSSDAGTEDGFDEVQEKSTGFKCDPILDNGPNLFILGNLSVLPWASRRKAIEDVKAHLEDDQESHLFISTSYVKPVFKFLKEADRKGDSVAKRHGAELLLMFLKESRSDRPPLLKDVMSDLSLFLDSDITEEALQILELLSFHHHYTSEIVTSGILLTVIKLIKNPKSKQHNVIMALRVLCNLSAHMDLGHHMIYLGFIQDLVTFLDDLLLSSYCIKVFKNLCAIEEAADQFHINCITSIGELLELGKDEEQEDAAEILLSLYCQREELRGILLQENIVSNLVNINGNGSSKGRLLAGELLQLLNNGADDCLQAFNLSDTSQSTNGNFKTCSKSSDTSQSTSGKVKTCSKSTGFFGRLKSKFRKFVW; from the exons ATGGAGACTGTGACTCTTGTGGAGCATCAATACACAACAACTACATGGAAA GTTCATCATTTGGCATGCTTGGAAGTTAAAAATATCATGGAGAAAATCACAAGAATATTCACAGCACTTGAGTCTGCTCGGCCCCGGTGCAAATCAGGATTACAATTGCTATGCTCATTACACAAATACATGGAAAGATGCAAATTGCTTCTTCGCTATTGTTCTGAATCCAGCAAGCTTTACTTG GCGATTAGTGGAGAGAAGATCATTGTGAGGTGTGAAAGGATTCGTTATTCGTTGGAGTTATGTTTGAGCCAACTTCAAAACATGGTCGAACCGACTTTGGCTTTGCAg ATATCCCAAATTGTTGATTATATAAAAAGTGTGGCTTTTATTTTGGACACCTCCGAAGATGAAGCAGGGAGAGTTTTACTTGCTTTACTCCATCAAGACATAAAAGCATCGAAATTTGCTAAAACTGAGGAACTCAAAGCTTTCAAATTTGCAGCTTCCAGGTTACACATTACATCCCCATTAGCACTCGTGATCGAGAAACGCTCCATAAGAAAGCTGCTTAGCAAGATCTGTGATACCGACCCGGTAAAAAAGAAAATCCTGAACTATTTGTTATATCTTGTGAAAAAATACGGGAATCCAACCAAACTACAACAAACAGAAGGTGTtgaaggtgatgatgatggtggtgatgtttTTGATTCACTTGAAATGCCAATGAGGTTCAAAAACCGTCACTTAAGTGCTCTCTCGTCTGCTAGCTTGGTACCCAGTTTCAACAGTTCCTTAGGTGATTTGAATCTGCAAGTAGACGATATTTCGATCATGTCTTCTGATGCTGGCACTGAAGATGGGTTTGATGAGGTTCAAGAAAAATCTACAGGATTCAAGTGTGATCCTATTCTAGATAACGGGCCAAACTTGTTTATACTTGGAAATCTTTCTGTACTTCCATGGGCATCAAGGCGTAAGGCGATTGAAGATGTGAAAGCCCATTTAGAAGATGATCAAGAGTCTCATCTTTTCATATCTACAAGTTATGTTAAACCTGTTTTCAAGTTCTTGAAAGAGGCTGATCGAAAAGGTGATTCAGTAGCCAAAAGACATGGAGCTGAGTTGCTTTTGATGTTCTTGAAAGAATCCAG ATCTGATAGACCACCTTTATTAAAAGATGTGATGAGCGACCTCTCTTTGTTTCTGGATTCCGATATCACTGAAGAAGCGTTACAAATACTAGAACTGTTATCTTTCCACCATCACTACACTTCTGAAATTGTGACATCTGGCATTCTGTTGACCGTTATAAAACTAATAAAGAACCCAAAGAGCAAACAACACAATGTGATTATGGCCTTGAGAGTGCTTTGTAACCTTTCTGCTCACATGGATCTAGGGCATCACATGATCTACCTAGGCTTCATTCAAGATTTGGTGACATTTTTGGATGATCTGTTGCTGTCTAGTTATTGTATCAAAGTATTCAAAAATCTATGCGCTATTGAAGAAGCTGCAGACCAGTTTCATATCAACTGCATTACCTCAATTGGTGAGCTGCTTGAATTGGGTAAAGATGAAGAACAAGAAGATGCAGCTGAGATTCTATTGTCGTTATATTGCCAACGTGAAGAACTGCGTGGAATTTTGTTGCAAGAAAACATAGTTTCAAATTTGGTTAAtataaatggaaatgggagttcTAAGGGTAGGTTGTTGGCGGGCGAGTTACTCCAGTTATTAAATAATGGCGCTGATGATTGTTTACAGGCATTCAACCTTTCGGACACCTCACAAAGCACAAATGGTAACTTTAAAACATGTTCCAAGTCATCGGACACCTCACAAAGCACAAGTGGTAAAGTTAAAACATGTTCCAAGTCAACGGGATTTTTTGGTAGGCTCAAATCGAAATTTAGGAAATT